In Silene latifolia isolate original U9 population chromosome 3, ASM4854445v1, whole genome shotgun sequence, a single window of DNA contains:
- the LOC141646057 gene encoding uncharacterized protein LOC141646057, translated as MGAVNYLDTILVPLSLFLTVGYHVFLWHNFKHNPSIIIVGINTLKRRQWLQGIKLGDDKKEILAVQSLRNALMETILTATITMLITMALAALANNAYKGSNLMAETPFFGSQSGRIIVLKFGSVLVFLLTSFLCSSIAIGYLVDSNFLINATGELLGRAYTRIVLERGFIMGVVGSRMLCISLTLLLWLFGPVPVVVSSVVMLWVLYGLDYADKAHYITK; from the exons ATGGGAGCGGTGAATTATTTGGATACAATTTTGGTACCTTTGAGTTTATTTCTTACGGTTGGATACCATGTATTTCTATGGCACAACTTTAAGCACAATCCTTCAATTATCATTGTTGGAATCAACACTCTTAAGAGGAGACAATGGCTTCAAGGCATCAAACTG GGTGATGACAAAAAGGAGATACTGGCGGTACAAAGCCTAAGGAACGCTCTAATGGAAACCATATTAACAGCAACAATAACCATGCTCATAACCATGGCATTAGCAGCCTTAGCTAACAATGCATACAAGGGAAGCAACCTAATGGCGGAGACACCGTTTTTCGGGTCACAATCAGGTCGCATCATCGTCCTTAAATTTGGGTCGGTCTTGGTTTTCCTACTCACTAGCTTCTTATGTAGCTCAATAGCAATTGGATACTTGGTGGACTCTAATTTCTTAATCAACGCGACCGGTGAGTTATTAGGACGGGCCTATACGAGAATTGTGCTAGAAAGAGGGTTCATAATGGGAGTAGTAGGGAGTAGAATGTTGTGTATTAGTCTGactttgttgttgtggttgtttgggCCTGTGCCTGTGGTTGTATCTTCTGTTGTTATGCTATGGGTTTTATATGGGCTTGATTATGCTGATAAAGCACACTATATAACCAAGTAA